The region TCCAGTGTTCACTCTCTCCAGTGGCATATGAAAGTGCTCATTTCccaacatcctcaccaacacagtGTATTAGCAGCCTTTTCAGTGTTGTTAATCTGATATGTGAAAAATGTTATCTTATGGTAACTTTATTATATATTCCTCTAATTTGGGGGGTAAAgttcaaaatcattttatatgtttaagaGCCATTTATGTTTTACTGTGAACTGTCTGCTAAGTAAGGAATTATTTTCTTGACCTTAGTAAAATGATAGTAACACTATTAAGCTCTGTAGCTTCTAGCAAGCAGTGAAAGGATTTGAGAGGGGAGGGTGACTCATTCCCAATCAGATTGAGAAATTAGCCAATTGACCCCAAGTGCTTGGGCATGCAGGGAATCCTGGCCCTAAAGATGGAGCCTATGGGTAGATTCTGtaggaaatgcaaagaaagttTAATGTGGTGGTCTCTGGCAATAAGGACATGGACCTTACATTGAGCTGAGGGTGACCCCAGGCTTTAGGAAGATGCAGCAAGGCCTGTCTAAGAGGCCTGAAGCCTCTGCCCCGGGCTCCTGAGGCAGCTTTCCTAACCAGAGGCAGGGACCCACCTTGGAGACCCGGGAGCTGGGTGCCCAGGCAGTGTGTCAGtggcctgccttccttcttcctctgctgggcTGGCATCTCCACACTGCAGGCCAAATAGGGTGTGGTGAGcatcttttaagtttttgtttcaaTATCCAGTCTGTTGTGGATGATATTCTAtaacatacaataaaaatgatttcctagaaacataaaatgcAAGATAACCTGTGAACTACAAGCTCAAACTATTTGTTAGGAGAATCAATAGACCTAGAACTCCTGTATCACATTGCAGTACGTTTCTAAATGCTACTCAAATTTTGTTCTTAAGATACTTCTACTTTAACAAGACTTTAGAACACAGATGttatctccctttccccctcttttattTCCGTCTCCTTTAGCCCAGCTCCCCACCCTGGAGCTGAACAAGTCCATTTCGTCAGCAACTTTTGCTTGTGCCTTCCCCTCCTGCAGACGGTCTGTGAGGCCATTTTATAACCCTAGAGGCTTTTACCCACACAGGATGGAGATGAAAGAAACAGGGTCAGATGTAATAgccttgatttatttatttgctttgacATTTATTGGCCCCGTTTTGTGATTTGAAAATACTATTTCATCATGATCTCGCATTTTGAGTTTTATCTGAGTCCTAAGTGGTTTGTATGTGGCCACGAAAAAGCATATTTCGAAGAAGAACATTAAGATCTGATGTTTTGATGTAAAATACTTGTCTTTCCTATGTACCAATCATGGgacactttaaagattttatttatttattctgagggagagcatgagtgggaggggcagagggagagggaaaaacaggctcccagctgagcagggagcccaatgcagggcttgatctcaggtccctgagttcctgacctgagccaaaggcagagcttcactgactgagcaacccaggtgctccacagggtgtttcatttgtaaaatcaTTAATTCTaccattaaatcattaaatagaTTCTATTTACTTTGGTTGCAACAGCtttaaattcaaaagaaagaaaaggaataaaaagggaagagaatgtgAAAGTCCCTATTTCTCCCATGACTCCACACATCAATCGCTGACCCCAAAGAAGAGCAGCAGAATCCGCATTTGCTCTTCTCCTGGGGTGGGTTCTGCAGGGATGCTTTCCGGCTTCACTGAGCGGTAgcttgtctctgtgtgtgtctctcagaATATTTTCCTCAAGTCCGTTCTGTCAGGTAACTGATAAAGGCATTTCTACCAAAGACAGAATGTCATCGTAACGTTCTAAATTTAGGGCTGGGATGGAGACCACCTTCTGGAGATTAAAGGTAAATGAACATTCACCCTCTTCCTTCCCGAATTGTTTCATTTGTGAAGGTGCCTGCCtggttcaaaatgttaaaaatatgttcaGAGGGAATGCACTGACTGCCTGTGTCATGCCCCTGTCCCCAGCAGCTGCGCCTGCTGCCACTGTCAGCCACGTACGTGATGTCACCAGGGCCCTGGTGAAGGATGGATGGGTGCCTGGCTTCTCATCCTTTGCTGTTACAAACAGGGGTTctgacaaaacagaaataaaaacaaaaacaaaaaacccttgtaGACGTGTCCTCTGCATGTGTGGAAGACCCTGCCAGTGGGATCGTGAGCCCTAGTTACCCTGTGTCTGCCGTATTGACGATCATGAAGATTTTATCGTCATCGTGACAGTGTCTTCCATACAGTTTAGAGATGTGCAAGGCTGGGTGATAGTGATATGACACAAAGGCCTTTTGTAGCGATTCCCTGATTTGATGCCTCACCCGCTCTGTTAACAAGTAAGAACAGGTATAACTATGCTCACAGGAAAGGAGACGGATCCAGTTCATGGCAGAACAAGGACCAAATGGCCTGAAGCTCCTACAAGAAAAAGTTAGATGCTCTTCCACAGTGGACCAGGTCAGTTTTATGACCTGCAAAGATTTCTGTCTGGGTTGGTGGCCAGGGCTTTGGCCTAGGCCATTTGCTGGGGGAGTGGATGGCAGTGAGCCTTCTTTCCTGGGCCACACCTTTAATTTCACCAGAGATGTGCTGAGGAAAGGAACTTTCCATGGCAATGACGTGGACTTTGCTGATGTCAACTGGGCAGAGCGAGACATCGACAGACTCTCCAGATGAGATCCGAACACTGGAGGCAGAAGTGACATACTAGAAGAACTCGTCCCAGTCTTCATGCCAGCGACCGCAGAGGTTAGACTCAAATCCAGTCTGGAAACTGAAGAGCACCAGGGATGAACAGCACTGGATGAGGGGGATGGATGACAAACAGCTTGGCGTGGCGCCATTGCAGATTGCCCATCAGGGGAAACTGGCAGTCGTCGATGAGAGGCACTGCGAGCAACTAACCGAGTATCAAAAACAGATGGAAGACCTGCAAGATCGAGACTGTACTGGGAACGTGAAAGATGACTTCCTTCAAGAACGGAAACTGAGCTCAGAAGGTTGAAGCAACAACTTGCAGAGATGCAGCAGCTGAATGAGAGTTGAAACAATGTTGCTTCTGATGGCAGAGCAAAACACCAAAAGTTGCTTTTGGAGCTCCAAGATGTAAGACATCAGCTGGAAGAATCTATTCTGTGGAACAATGAGGATTCTCTGGAAAACAAGATCGCTGTGAGGGctttaaaaatagggaaagagTTACTAGCAAAATTGTGTGGGGCTAAAAAGAAGCTGTTGGAAGAGACAAACAAGTCTGGGCAAAGTCTCAAAGAATGGTCACCGGTAGAGCATGCACATTTCATTCAACTTGGTCAAGAGAAAGACCTGGAAATACTACACCTCCAAAAGAGGATGGAGCAACGGACGCCGGCCatcaagaaatgaagaaactgctGTCCTCTGCTTTAGAGGAGCAGAAGCAATTGACACAATGTGTCAGAGAGCAAGACGTGTGCATTGAAGAGCTTAGAGAAAGGCCAGAGCTTCAGGAGGAATTCGGTAAGTCGACGGGAATCTTAAGAAGCCATGACATTTTACAGCCATCCATGCAGGACAAAGACATGTGTCCCCCATCCAGGACAGACAAAAATCCCCATGTGAATGCAGACCTGGAGTGGCTAAGACAACAGAGTCTCACTGTCCCCGTAGTTGACCCTAAAATCCTAGACGAGATTGTCGAACTTGAGTATGAGGTATTTCAACTCAAGGAGTTAAAacatgatcttggggtgcctcggtggctcagtaggttaagcaacgCCGTTGGTTCAGGTtgcgatcccagggttctgggatcaagccccgtgtcagggtccctgctcagcaaggagcctgcttctccctctctctctgcctgctactccccctgcttattctctctctctctttgtcaaataagtaaaattttaaagaagaggacctcaaggaggaaggaaaaggacaaCCGAAGATCACTGACAATCAGCAGCAGGGGAAGGTAGGACTGCTGCAATCTTTACAGGAGCAGAAGCAGAAAGTAGACCATCTTCCTACCGACAGGAGATGAATGTTAAGCATGCTCAGCTCCCTTCAGTAAAAGACAAGCAGATTCAGAATTTGCAAGACACTATAGAACAGATGAAAGCCTGGTTCCCTGACAAAAATCCTCCTATGAACAAAGACCTGGAGAGCCTGAAACAACAGAGTCACACTGTCCCTGTGGTTGACCTAAAATCCTAGTTGAGACTGTAGAACTAGAGTGTGAGGTCTTTCAACTCAAGGAGTTAAAAGAGGACCTTGGGGGGAAATAAAAGAGCAACAGATCATTGACAACCAGCAGCAGGGGAAGGTAGCACTGCTTCAGTCTttacaggagcagaaggagaaagtggaCCGTCTTCAACACCGGCAGGAGCAGATGAACACTGAACACGCGCAGCTCCTTGCAGCGAAAGACAAGCAGATTCAGAATTTACAAGATATGACAGAACAGATGAAATCCCAATTGCCTGACAAAAGCCTACACATTCCAACAGAACATCATGATGATGCTGAAGTGATAAGTCGGCCTCTTACTAGAGAGAATGGAAGTAAAAAACCATGATTTATtattaagaagaggaagaagtttagggtgcctgggtggctcagtgggttaagcctctgccttcggctcaggtcatgataccggggtcctgggatctagccccgcatcgggctctctgctcagtggggagcctgcttcccttcctctctctctgcctgcctctctgcctgcttgtgatctttgtctgtcaaataaataaataaagtgatcaAGGATTAAGAAGTCACTGAATGCACACCTACAGGAAACATCAGTGTGGGTTCAGAAATATATCAATTAAAGCAACTAGAAGTGGAACTAGCTTTACGAGAACGAGAAGGAGTGGAAGGAGCTTAAATCCCAAGGCCATGCCAAGACACTGTGGGCACTGGAGTCTGCTCTACCTCTCAATGAGTATCTTGTGAGTTAATAAATGTCTTTACATTTAAAccaaatggaggggcacctggtagGCTCATCATTTGAgaggccaactcttggttttggctcaggtcatgagctcggagtcctgggattgagctctacatcaggctccttctcAGCAAGGGGCTGTTCCAggattctctctacctctgccccactcccccactctctctctcaaaaataaaccaaatggaGTTGGTCTTCTGTTACTTACACCCTGAAACAGCCTAAGTGATATTCTAAGTGTATTAAcctatttccatttccttgatgaGTAAGCTCAAAgcaggagggtgtgtgtgtgtgtgtgtgtgtgtgtgatgtcacCCAGCTCAGTTCTGAGCTCACAGAAGCAGACAGATATCTTATCTTCTCTTCATATCCACTGACAAAGCTTACTGCTGCCTTGACTGCAGTCAGTGCTAATGCTGTACGAACATGTCCCCCCACCGCGTCCATGTCTCCACATCAGCAGACACCTGTAAAAAAGCACATACCATTGGTGACTCAAGGCAGCAACTCAACACAGAAAGACACTAAGGGACAAAATTACCTACAAGCCCAGATTGTCCAAGGAAAGCTGACCCACAAAGCTTTAAAAGAGTAAACAGGATTCCGTTGTCTAAAGTAGTGCTTTTCAAACAAAGAGTTGCTACCCATCCATGTCAGAAGATCAATGTAGTTAATAAACTAACTGGAGTTAGACCCAGAAACATCTTAGGTATTACCTGGAGCACATGACCTCATTTCCCTTTGCTTGAAGAGTAAGCTGAAaggggcagtgtgtgtgtgtgtgtgtgtgtgtgtgtgtgtgtgcgcacgtgtgcctgtgtgtgcatatgtgtgtgcagggtgtgtgcttgtgtgtgtgaggTATCACCCCACTAGGTCTGAGTTCCCAGGATCAGAGAGCCTGGAGCCTTTATAAACTCCTGATTCGGATAGCGATAATGAGATTCACGAGAAACTAAAAAAGAGGAACCTGAACATGCCATCGTGGAGGGAGATTACTAAAGTCATCATAAGGAATATATAAAGGAAGAATGTCCTCCCCCCACTCCAGTACCAGaacaaaaggagggaagaattGCTACTGTGCCAGGGCAAGTGGCGCCGTCACCATCGGCTCCACCTTCCTATGAGAAGGCGCCATTTAGTGAAAAGGATGAAAAGTCATGCCATCAGCCATTCAAAAAGGCCTCAGTGAAGCAAAGCGAGCAGGAGACTTAGATGccttacattttaatttcccagTTACTGTTAGAGAACATGTTACTCCAGGATATGATCCCAACAACCCTCATGGTATCTATGAGGCCATGCATGAGCCATTTCCCTTCAAGTTATTCAAGGAATTACAACAGGCAGTACAAAACTATGGAGTTAATTCCCCATATACAACGGGAATCATTCAAGGCATCTGAGAAGACAATCGACTTACTCCGATTGATGGGTTATTACTAGCAAAAACAGTCATCCTCAAGTGAGTTTTTACAATTTAACATGGGGAAAGATCATGCAGAAACAGCAGCTGCCCGTAACACAGCTAATACTGTTCCTGTTTCCATGGAGCAGCTCACGGGCATTGGGCCATGGGCCTGGTGCAAGATCAAGTACTAATGAATGATGAAGCTATTGAGCAGCTTCGACGTTGTTGTTTGAGAGCCTGGGAGAGAACAGAATGCCAAGGAGAGAAGTGCTCTTCTTTTCAAAAGGTGGTACAGTGTCCTAAAGAACCCTATACTGATTTTATTGCAGGATTACAAGAAGCTATTAAAAGGTAAATTAATCTTGAAGCTGCTAATACAGTTCTTCAGCTACTGGCATATGAAAATGCCAAGGCTGATTGTAAAAAACTGATTGCACCCTTTAAAGGCAAGGAAACATTAACAGACCATATAAAGCTATGCCAAGGAGTGGGGACAGAGACCTATAAAGCTGATTTGTTAGCTCAAGCAGTGGCTGCTCTGACCACAGGAAAATTTAAAGGACAGTGTTTCAACTGTGGGCAGACAGGGCTTCCTAAAGCTCAACATAGGCAACAAGGAAAATTCTCCCTGCGAAATGCGAGACATGAGCCACCAGGTCTCTGTCCTAAATGTAAAGAAGGAATTCATTGCGCAAATCAATGTCATTCCAAATTCCACAAGGATGGATCCCGCCTTCAGGGAAACTTACTTTGGGGCAAGCCTtcaacccccccaaaacaaggGGGCCATTCTCCCTTAGCACCGAGATTTCAGAcaaatgtaccattttaaatttatgtagtGCTGGATTAGATATCCCCATTCCAAAAGATCATCTCTTAATGCCTGCTGAGCTTCCCactaaaattccaaataatttttggCCCTTTACCTAAGGGAACCACTGGGTTACTTTTGGGACAGTCTAGCCTCACCTCAAAGGGAGTATTAGTCCACACCGGCATTATTGATTCGGATTATACCAGTGAAATTTCAGTGACAATAACTACTGCAGCTCCAGACTGTTTCCAAAAAGGGGACTGCACTGCCCAGTTGCTACTTTTACCCTCTTTCCAGGGTcaatttaaaaacatggaaagacgggatgccttggtggctcagtgggttggggcctctgccttcggctcgggtcatgatctcagggtcctgggatcaagccccgcatcaggctctctgctcagccaggagcctgcttccccctttctctctgcctgcctctctgcctacttgtgatatctgtctgtcaaataaataaataaaatcttaaaaaaataataacatggaaagacaaagaggcgacccacggaatgggagaatatcttcacaaatgacactacagacaacaGACTGATctccaagatgtataaagaactcctcaaactcaacactcaataaacagataatcagattttaaaatgtgcagaagacatcaacagatacttctccaaagaagacatacaaatggctaacagacacatgaaaaaatgtacatcatcactagccatcagggagattcaaatcaaaaccacattgagataaccaccagttagaatggccaaaattgacaagacagtaaacaacatgtgttgaagaggatgtagagaaaggggaacccttgtacactgttgatgggaatgcaacctggtgcacccacagtagaaaacagtgtggagattccttaagaaactaataatagagcttccctatgaccctgcaattgcactgctgggtatttaccccaaagatacagaggtagggaaaagaagggccatatgtaccccagtgctcacagcagcaatggccacagtcgccaaactgtggaaagagcccagatgcccttcaacagacgaacggataaagaagatatgctccatacatacaatggagtattatgcctccatcagaaaggatgaacacccaacatttgtatcaacatggacggggctggaggagattatgccgagtgaaataagtcaagcagagagagtcaattatcacatggtttcacttacttgtggagcataagcaataacaaaggacattgggtgaaggacaGCCCAAGTGggctgggggaaatcagagggggaggagaaccatgagcaactgtggactctgagaaaccatttgagggttttggaggggaggtggggagggggttaggagggcctggtggtgggtattaaggagggcacgtattgcatggagcactgggtgttgtgcaagaacaatgaatcttggaacactgggaaaaaaaaacaaccacctagtgctcatcacaacacatgtccCCCTTAGTACCCATCATCccgttaccccatctccccacccaactccgatcccaaaccctcagtttgtttcccggggTCCAAAGATTCAGTTATTCTAGATCACTCACCCTCAGTCTAGCTGTAAGGCATACTCAGAAGCTGAGCATCTCACCTGGTGAGGTTCTACAGTTGGAGACCCACGTTGTCTCCCACCACCAAAATGCTTACAGTAAGGGGAAGCCCTCTTTCCAGGTTTTGCTCAAAAGTCACCTCAGTGAGACCACTCTATTTAAAACTCTAACGCCTCCTTCCCTTAGCACATGTCATCACCTTTCTATGCtatattcccccacccccatggctcTTCCCACCATCTCATTATTTATATGCTCATCTATCTCTCCTTACCCAAATGTGAGCTCCAGAAAGAAGGATGCATGTCTGCTTTATTCACGGCTGTGTCCCCAATGCCAGGAACAGAGTAGGCTCTCAATAAACACTCAAACAcatgaagggaggaagagaggaagagaggaaggaagggattcTCCAAACACAGGGAGATCAAAGATCCTGAGAATCCAAACTTGCAACAAATTCTCACTATAAAAAGCCTATGGGAAAGACCCATAACATAATCTAGCctggaaataaatcagacaagAGCTCCCTAAGGGAAAGGATACTTCAGCTAAGTCTTCAGAAAAGGCAATGCAGACAATcaaaattaggaaagaaagacTGAAGCAGTTAGGTGGGATTCTAAGAATGTGTTGTTTTATATTTCAGACAGTCGTGGATGCTCCCTAGCCAAGCTCCCTGCATCTTTTCTGTATGGAAGAGGCCCTCGCTTGGACCAGGACAGCACCAGGCTTGACTGCGAAAAGCCAAGTTCAGAAGGTCGAGGTGGAAGACATCCCACCAAAAGCATCCAAGagtgagtcctttttttttttttttaatattttatttatttgacagaaatcacaattaggcagagaggcagacagagagagaggaagaagcaggctccctgctgagcagagagcccgatgcggggctcgatcccaggaccctgggatcatgacctgagccgaaggcagaggctttaaccaactgagccactcaggcgcccccaagagTGAGTCCTTTACAGAATAGAGTAGTAGATTCCAAGGAACACCTGGAGCCTTGAACAAAAAGGTGTAACTCTGAACGTTTTTCCCAAGGAAGGCAATCAGACCAGTGAGAAAATCAAGAATGATCAAACCTCAAAGGCAAATAAGTTTTTCTCCAGTTTAACGGTGTTTGTGTTATTACCCGGATagcttttttttaagtgatcacGCTGCCATAGGACTTTTTGTAATGCATCCAAATTCGTAGGCTGGGAAGGCCAGGAAACAAAGAGTAGGGGGCAGGGTTATTACTTGACTTTCAATTCAGTAAACAGAATTCATCCTTCTACAGAGTCCTTTATACGAAATACTGCCAGCAGCTATATGCCCCAAAGAGATGGAGTTTGAATGACTTAAGTTACTGGCTTTCAGACCGAATGCACATTTCTGAATATGCTGACCCCCGCACTACATGAAGTGATGTACAGCTATTCTCCACATACTTTCTGTCACTACCACTCTCCTCTCTGGCTTCGGCTCGTTCCCAGAATATCGGGATGACATTAAGTGACAACGGCTGTCATATTCCCACGACACAGGGAAC is a window of Meles meles chromosome 21, mMelMel3.1 paternal haplotype, whole genome shotgun sequence DNA encoding:
- the LOC123933387 gene encoding uncharacterized protein LOC123933387 isoform X1, which codes for MDKGVTSTRESMAYTVECLRDHVDILMEFLLNVTTSPEFRRGEVAALQSQLRTDKAVAFQNPQAHSRGCSLAKLPASFLYGRGPRLDQDSTRLDCEKPSSEGRGGRHPTKSIQEVLYTKYCQQLYAPKRWSLNDLSYWLSDRMHISEYADPRTT